Proteins co-encoded in one Papilio machaon chromosome 24, ilPapMach1.1, whole genome shotgun sequence genomic window:
- the LOC106708586 gene encoding uncharacterized protein LOC106708586, producing the protein MTIEHWTSWKMKAFVILCLVAVTVAMPTAKEDGVMERFISALRDCVETDTMLCLKEKAMKFTDNLAVAKDLNLVEGVTFAKTGSPRSARSYEPLDTDPKAREMQVEERIMDNVVDFLESHALQLRMPKSFIEDNSVEEEGRGKKKKKLKKLLPILALIKLKLAALVPLFLGIIAFAVFKAYLLGKIAFIAAAFGALKKLLESKKNSGWSEPPHEEHGWESGGGWGRSQDAQNLAYAAHAKQS; encoded by the exons ATGACAATTGAACATTGGACATCGTGGAAGATGAAGGCGTTCGTGATATTATGTTTGGTGGCTGTCACCGTTGCCATGCCAACGGCCAAAGAAGATGGAGTCATGGAGAGGTTCATCTCTGCTCTAAGAGATTGCGTGGAAACCGATACGATGCTGTGTCTTAAG gaGAAGGCGATGAAATTCACGGACAATCTTGCGGTGGCAAAGGATTTGAATTTAGTTGAAGGTGTGACCTTCGCAAAGACTGGCAGTCCAAGATCTGCGCGTAGCTATGAACCTTTGGACACAGATCCTAAGGCGAGAGAGATGCAAGTCGAAGAAAGGATAATGGATAATGTGGTTGATTTCTTAGAAAGCCATGCTCTGCAATTAAGAATGCCGAAATCTTTCATCGAAGATAACTCTGTCGAAGAGGAAG GTCGTggtaagaagaagaagaagctGAAGAAACTCCTTCCTATCTTAGCTCTGATTAAACTAAAGCTCGCTGCCTTAGTACCTTTATTCCTTGGTATCATCGCCTTCGCTGTCTTCAAGGCTTACCTCCTCGGCAAGATAGCTTTCATCGCCGCGGCTTTCGGAGCTTTGAAGAAGCTTTTAGAATCAAAGAAGAATAGTGGCTGGTCTGAACCTCCTCATGAGGAACATGGATGGGAAAGCGGCGGCGGATGGGGAAGATCCCAAGATGCCCAAAACTTAGCTTATGCTGCCCACGCTAAGCAATCATAG